In a genomic window of Bradyrhizobium sp. LLZ17:
- a CDS encoding EAL domain-containing protein produces the protein MGLIRCLAPFALGLMILVAASPARALDAVSVRGDAPAIDLTGVLEHQRSDADRIQVSTAPATDGIVRRIEVRAREGGQNWVVFALANNTDDQLDRLIVAPHYRIVSSGLLWPDLGLSRIATITPSTGDRPERQESPTADVFRVTLDPGAVITFVAELRTDKLPQLYLWEPEAYKDKVNSFTLYQGIVIGISGLLALVLTILFVVKGSIMFPAAAALAWAVLVYIGVDFGFWGKVLDMSNNAERIWRAAGEAILAATLLVFLFAYLNLSRWHVRYSHITVGWLAFLGSLVALALFDPAVASGIARISLVLIAFAGFALIVYLSTHGFDRAVLLIPTWFLLVVWVVAAGMAVAGSVTNDIVGPALLGGLVLIVMLIGFTVMQHAFAGGGATTGIVSDIERRALALAGSGDLIWDWDVSADKVFTSPETEALLGLKRGTLEGPAASWLEVLHPLDQDRFRAALDSVLDQRRGRLVQDFRLRTPDGHFMWFALKARPVVGSDGEVSRVVGTLTDVTELRNAEERLLHDSVHDNLTGLPNRKLFMDRLGAVAHFAKTMPTLRPTLMVIDLDRFKQVNDSVGIAVGDSILLTLARRLTRILKPQDTLARLAGDQFGLILLSEQDPARITAFAETIRKTIRAPIAFNDREIFLTASIGLALSDPQVQLTDEITKDAELAMYHSKRIGGDRIDVYKPAMRARKTDRLTLESELRRAIERQELTILYQPIVRLEDRSVAGFEALVRWDHPKLGRMAPSEFITIAEETGLIIDLGMFVLDQTAKQLSIWQRAMRSREPIFASVNVSSRQLLRHDLIHDIRTVLSRSSVARGTLKLELTESLVMENPEHAAQMLTRIRELGTGLSLDDFGTGHSSLAYLQRFPFDTIKIDQSFVRTTTRGTRPVILKSIIALAHDLGMDVVAEGAETDSDAVELYQLGCEYAQGFAFGEPMDADAAMRLLTEVRLEAAS, from the coding sequence TTGGGTCTGATCAGGTGCCTCGCGCCCTTCGCGCTGGGCCTCATGATTCTTGTCGCCGCGTCACCTGCGCGCGCGCTTGACGCTGTCAGCGTCCGCGGCGACGCGCCCGCGATCGACCTCACCGGCGTGCTCGAGCACCAGCGCAGCGATGCGGATCGGATCCAGGTCTCCACCGCGCCCGCGACCGACGGCATCGTGCGCCGCATCGAGGTGCGCGCCCGCGAAGGCGGCCAGAACTGGGTGGTGTTCGCGCTCGCCAACAACACCGACGACCAGCTCGACCGCCTGATCGTCGCCCCGCATTACCGCATCGTCTCCTCGGGGCTGTTGTGGCCCGACCTCGGGCTGTCGCGCATCGCGACCATCACGCCCTCGACCGGCGACCGGCCGGAGCGGCAGGAAAGCCCGACCGCCGACGTCTTCCGCGTCACGCTCGATCCGGGCGCCGTCATCACCTTCGTCGCGGAACTGCGCACCGACAAGCTGCCGCAGCTCTATCTGTGGGAGCCTGAGGCCTACAAGGACAAGGTCAATTCCTTCACGCTGTACCAGGGCATCGTGATCGGCATCTCCGGCCTGCTTGCGCTGGTGCTGACCATCCTGTTCGTGGTGAAGGGCAGCATCATGTTCCCGGCGGCGGCGGCGCTGGCTTGGGCGGTGCTGGTCTATATCGGCGTCGATTTCGGCTTCTGGGGCAAGGTGCTCGATATGTCGAACAACGCCGAGCGCATCTGGCGCGCGGCGGGCGAAGCGATCCTGGCCGCGACGCTGCTGGTGTTCCTGTTTGCCTATCTCAATCTCAGCCGCTGGCATGTGCGCTATTCGCACATCACGGTGGGCTGGCTCGCCTTCCTGGGCTCGCTGGTGGCGCTCGCTCTGTTCGACCCCGCCGTCGCCTCCGGGATTGCGCGCATATCGCTGGTGCTGATCGCGTTCGCCGGCTTCGCGCTGATCGTCTATCTTTCGACCCACGGCTTCGACCGCGCGGTGCTGCTGATCCCGACCTGGTTCCTGCTCGTGGTCTGGGTGGTCGCAGCCGGCATGGCGGTCGCGGGCTCCGTCACCAACGACATCGTCGGCCCCGCTTTGCTCGGCGGCCTGGTGTTGATCGTCATGCTGATCGGTTTCACGGTCATGCAACACGCTTTTGCCGGCGGCGGCGCCACCACCGGAATCGTGTCCGATATCGAGCGCCGCGCGCTGGCGCTGGCCGGTTCCGGCGATCTGATCTGGGACTGGGACGTCTCCGCCGACAAGGTTTTCACCAGCCCCGAGACCGAAGCCCTGCTCGGCCTCAAGCGCGGGACGCTGGAAGGCCCGGCGGCGTCGTGGCTGGAAGTGCTGCACCCGCTCGACCAGGACCGTTTCCGCGCCGCGCTCGACAGCGTGCTCGACCAGCGCCGCGGCCGCCTGGTGCAGGATTTCCGCCTGCGCACGCCGGACGGTCACTTCATGTGGTTCGCGCTGAAGGCGCGCCCCGTGGTCGGCTCGGACGGCGAGGTCTCGCGCGTGGTCGGCACGCTCACCGACGTCACCGAGCTGCGCAACGCCGAGGAGCGCCTGCTGCACGATTCCGTGCATGACAACCTCACCGGCCTGCCCAACCGCAAACTGTTCATGGACCGGTTAGGTGCGGTCGCGCATTTCGCCAAGACCATGCCGACGCTGCGGCCGACGCTGATGGTGATCGATCTCGACCGCTTCAAGCAAGTCAACGATTCCGTCGGCATCGCGGTCGGGGATTCCATTCTGCTGACGCTCGCCCGCCGGCTGACCCGTATCCTGAAGCCGCAGGACACGCTGGCGCGGCTCGCCGGCGACCAGTTCGGCCTGATCCTGCTCTCGGAACAGGACCCGGCCCGCATCACCGCCTTCGCCGAGACCATCCGCAAGACCATCCGCGCGCCGATCGCCTTCAACGACCGCGAGATCTTCCTGACCGCCTCGATCGGCCTCGCTTTGTCCGATCCGCAGGTTCAGCTCACCGACGAGATCACCAAGGACGCCGAGCTTGCGATGTACCATTCCAAGCGCATCGGCGGCGACCGCATCGACGTCTACAAGCCGGCGATGCGCGCCCGCAAGACCGACCGCCTGACGCTGGAAAGCGAGCTGCGCCGCGCCATCGAGCGGCAGGAGCTCACAATCCTGTACCAGCCGATCGTCCGGCTCGAGGACCGATCGGTCGCGGGCTTCGAGGCACTGGTGCGCTGGGATCACCCGAAGCTCGGGCGCATGGCCCCCTCGGAATTCATCACCATCGCGGAAGAGACCGGCCTGATCATCGACCTCGGCATGTTCGTGCTCGACCAGACCGCAAAGCAGCTCTCGATCTGGCAGCGCGCGATGCGCTCGCGCGAGCCGATCTTCGCCTCCGTCAACGTCTCCTCGCGGCAATTGCTGCGCCATGATTTGATTCACGACATCCGCACCGTGCTGTCGCGCTCGTCGGTGGCGCGCGGCACGCTGAAGCTGGAATTGACGGAATCGCTGGTGATGGAAAATCCCGAGCACGCGGCGCAGATGCTGACGCGGATCCGTGAGCTCGGCACCGGGCTGTCGCTGGACGATTTCGGCACCGGCCATTCGTCGCTGGCCTATCTGCAGCGCTTCCCGTTCGACACCATCAAGATCGACCAGTCGTTCGTCCGCACCACCACGCGCGGCACGCGCCCGGTGATCCTGAAGTCGATCATCGCGCTTGCGCATGATCTCGGCATGGACGTGGTGGCGGAAGGCGCCGAGACCGATTCCGACGCGGTCGAGCTCTACCAATTGGGCTGCGAATACGCGCAGGGCTTCGCCTTCGGCGAGCCGATGGACGCCGACGCCGCGATGCGACTGCTGACGGAAGTGCGGCTGGAAGCGGCGAGCTGA
- a CDS encoding IS5 family transposase, which translates to MVERNVGQMSLADVLVRARRGSILDEVEAVVDWAPLRSLLGKRGGDGAGNSSYPAEVMLRCLLAGIWHNLSDPALEAAIADRLSFRRFVGLSLHDQTPDHTTLWRFRQELAKDGLIEKVFAEINRQLEAKKLILKQGTLVDASLIPARATPPRKARKDGEDTPSADRDARWGRKGKKSVFGYKIHTGVDAGHTIIRRVHMTDASITDTEPADRLFCGDEEAVYGDQAYYTHARHARLTEAGIKDRLMRRSNKHHPELPPRQKLRNKLIAKIRSAVERPYAVFKEHYGLRRMRFFNFARNQTHIVLACCAYNLRRAAGALAAQRPESVSV; encoded by the coding sequence ATGGTCGAGCGCAATGTCGGTCAAATGAGCTTGGCGGATGTCCTGGTTCGGGCACGCCGAGGCAGCATCCTGGATGAGGTGGAGGCTGTTGTGGATTGGGCGCCGCTGCGCTCGCTTCTTGGCAAGCGGGGTGGCGATGGTGCCGGTAACAGCAGCTATCCAGCGGAAGTCATGCTTCGCTGCTTGCTCGCCGGGATCTGGCACAATCTGTCCGATCCGGCGCTGGAAGCCGCCATTGCGGACCGGCTGTCGTTTCGTCGCTTTGTTGGTCTGAGCCTGCACGATCAGACCCCGGATCACACGACATTGTGGCGGTTTCGGCAGGAACTCGCCAAGGACGGTCTGATCGAGAAGGTGTTCGCGGAGATCAATCGGCAGTTGGAGGCCAAGAAGCTGATCCTCAAGCAGGGGACGCTGGTCGACGCCTCGTTGATCCCGGCCCGAGCCACTCCGCCCCGCAAGGCACGCAAGGATGGCGAGGATACGCCATCTGCGGATCGCGATGCACGCTGGGGCCGGAAAGGCAAAAAGAGCGTGTTCGGCTACAAGATCCACACGGGTGTGGATGCCGGTCACACCATCATTCGTCGTGTCCACATGACGGATGCCTCGATCACTGATACAGAACCGGCGGATCGTCTGTTCTGTGGTGATGAGGAAGCGGTCTATGGCGATCAGGCCTATTACACGCATGCCCGGCACGCGCGCCTGACCGAAGCCGGTATCAAGGATCGCCTGATGCGTCGTTCGAACAAGCATCATCCCGAACTGCCGCCACGACAGAAGCTGCGCAACAAGCTGATCGCGAAGATACGCTCAGCCGTGGAGCGACCGTACGCCGTGTTCAAGGAGCATTATGGTCTGCGGCGGATGCGCTTCTTCAACTTCGCGCGCAACCAGACGCACATCGTGCTGGCCTGTTGCGCCTACAATCTGCGTCGCGCGGCCGGCGCCTTGGCCGCGCAACGCCCAGAGTCCGTCTCCGTTTGA
- a CDS encoding diguanylate cyclase, with protein sequence MLSRWRDVTARRPWRISAKLLIISSVVTVIGFSAICVNVMLDMRRGEEALARQTLENLATSIEADISRNIEIYDLSLKAVAGNVLLPEIATVSKPIRHLILFDHATTARHFGAIQVFDADGRLTIDASTLDAQPENRSDEEYFKVHRDNPDAGLFISRPMLFRGAYSIVLSRRVSDTDGGFMGVVAGSIRFSYFHELFERLSLDPADTITVLKRDRTIMMRRPFDLDIIGKNLGTQQNWKPENLKAGGSFAGQGPVDATPRLYVRSNGSGPMFVVAGKQLSAVFELWQREAYRIGAVVLALILFVLASTLVLAREIGRRADAESRLEEMATTDALTGLRNRRKFDQAIDLEWRRAMRQNTPVALLMIDADHFKAYNDTFGHQAGDQVLVGIAICISDSVRRAGDCAARYGGEEFAVLLPDTAAEDAFKIAETIRRKVQGWSDAQAGSTVSCGVASLVPTADVDWPILVAAADKALYAAKAGGRNQSVVASLPKLSLVA encoded by the coding sequence ATGCTGTCTCGATGGCGCGATGTCACGGCCCGGCGGCCGTGGCGGATTTCGGCGAAGCTGCTGATCATCTCGTCGGTCGTGACGGTGATCGGCTTTTCCGCCATTTGCGTCAACGTCATGCTGGACATGCGCCGCGGCGAGGAGGCGCTGGCCCGCCAGACGCTGGAAAACCTGGCCACGTCGATCGAAGCCGACATCAGCCGCAATATCGAGATCTACGACCTGTCCCTGAAGGCGGTCGCCGGCAACGTGCTGTTGCCCGAGATCGCCACGGTCTCGAAGCCGATCCGTCACCTCATCCTGTTCGATCATGCGACCACGGCCCGGCATTTCGGCGCCATCCAGGTGTTCGATGCCGACGGCCGGCTGACGATCGACGCCTCGACGCTCGATGCCCAGCCGGAGAACCGCAGCGACGAGGAGTATTTCAAGGTCCATCGTGACAACCCCGATGCCGGACTATTCATCAGCCGCCCGATGCTGTTCCGCGGCGCCTATTCGATCGTGCTGAGCCGACGCGTCAGCGACACCGACGGCGGCTTCATGGGCGTCGTCGCCGGCTCGATCCGCTTCAGCTATTTCCATGAGCTGTTCGAACGGCTGAGCCTCGATCCCGCGGACACCATCACCGTGCTCAAGCGCGACCGCACCATCATGATGCGGCGGCCGTTCGACCTCGACATCATCGGCAAGAATCTCGGGACCCAACAGAACTGGAAGCCCGAGAATCTCAAGGCTGGCGGCTCCTTCGCGGGCCAGGGTCCGGTGGACGCGACGCCGCGCCTCTACGTGCGCAGCAACGGCTCCGGTCCGATGTTCGTCGTCGCAGGCAAGCAGCTCAGCGCCGTGTTCGAGCTGTGGCAAAGGGAAGCTTATCGCATCGGTGCCGTGGTGCTGGCGCTGATCCTGTTCGTGCTGGCATCGACCCTGGTGCTCGCCCGCGAGATCGGCCGCCGCGCCGATGCCGAAAGCAGGCTCGAGGAGATGGCGACGACGGACGCGCTCACCGGCCTGCGCAATCGCCGCAAGTTCGACCAGGCGATCGATCTCGAATGGCGGCGCGCCATGCGGCAGAATACGCCGGTCGCGCTGCTGATGATCGATGCCGATCATTTCAAGGCGTACAACGACACGTTCGGCCATCAGGCCGGCGATCAGGTGCTGGTCGGCATTGCCATCTGCATCTCCGATTCCGTGCGCCGCGCCGGCGACTGCGCCGCGCGCTATGGCGGCGAGGAATTCGCGGTGCTGCTGCCGGACACCGCGGCGGAGGACGCGTTCAAGATCGCAGAGACCATCCGCCGCAAGGTTCAGGGCTGGTCCGACGCCCAGGCCGGATCGACCGTGTCCTGCGGCGTCGCCAGCCTCGTTCCTACCGCCGACGTGGACTGGCCGATCCTGGTCGCCGCTGCCGACAAGGCGCTCTACGCCGCCAAGGCCGGCGGCCGCAACCAGTCGGTGGTGGCGAGCTTGCCGAAGCTGTCGCTGGTGGCGTGA
- a CDS encoding UTP--glucose-1-phosphate uridylyltransferase, with protein MKIRKAVFPVAGLGTRVLPATKAMPKEMLTIVDKPLIQYVYDEAREAGIEHFIFVTGRNKNVIEDHFDRMFELDATLAARGKKAEQDILAENQPEAGAVSFTRQQAPLGLGHAVWCARDIVGNEPFAVVLPDELVLNTPGCLKQMIETAGKLGEKSNVIAVEAVPDHLTHQYGICGVGKRTGRMFEVDGMVEKPAKGTAPSNLSITGRYILQPEIFKILETQERGAGGEIQLTDAMIGLARSQKFYGVEFEGERHDCGSKPGFLRANIAYGLKRPELRDGLIAEMKKYLGQ; from the coding sequence ATGAAAATCCGCAAAGCTGTATTCCCCGTCGCCGGCCTCGGCACCCGCGTCCTGCCCGCCACCAAGGCCATGCCGAAGGAAATGTTGACCATCGTCGACAAGCCGCTGATCCAGTACGTCTATGACGAGGCCAGGGAAGCCGGGATCGAGCACTTCATCTTCGTCACCGGCCGCAACAAGAATGTCATCGAAGACCATTTCGACCGGATGTTCGAGCTCGACGCGACGCTCGCCGCGCGCGGCAAGAAGGCGGAGCAGGACATTCTGGCGGAGAACCAGCCCGAAGCCGGCGCCGTCAGCTTCACCCGCCAGCAGGCGCCGCTCGGTCTCGGCCACGCGGTCTGGTGCGCGCGCGATATCGTCGGCAACGAGCCGTTCGCGGTCGTGCTGCCCGACGAGCTCGTGCTCAACACGCCGGGCTGCCTGAAGCAGATGATCGAGACGGCCGGCAAGCTTGGCGAAAAGTCCAATGTCATCGCGGTCGAGGCGGTGCCCGACCATCTCACCCATCAATACGGCATCTGCGGCGTGGGAAAACGCACCGGCAGGATGTTCGAGGTCGACGGCATGGTGGAGAAGCCGGCCAAGGGCACCGCGCCCTCCAATCTCTCGATCACCGGCCGCTACATTCTCCAGCCGGAGATCTTCAAGATCCTGGAGACCCAGGAGCGCGGCGCCGGCGGCGAGATCCAGCTTACCGATGCCATGATCGGGCTCGCGAGATCGCAGAAATTCTACGGCGTCGAATTCGAGGGCGAGCGCCACGATTGCGGCTCCAAGCCCGGCTTCCTCCGCGCCAATATCGCTTACGGCCTGAAGCGGCCCGAGCTGCGTGATGGGCTGATCGCGGAGATGAAGAAGTATCTGGGACAGTAG
- a CDS encoding lytic murein transglycosylase: MMQSMAGLAKRAGSLTGATMIAAALLCPVSAQAQNGLSNLFGGIFSGSNPAPSQPAPGPGGGQTGAQPWSGEDGASGHPLMTAAAIREAAANFDACVAGMRPDAARRGITQENFQRFTAGLTPDLRIMDLMDSQPEFSKSIWDYLDILVNDNRLAKGKDVLATYKAQFDATEKAYGVDRYIIAAIWGIESNYSTQMGDRSVLQSTATLACVGRRQAYFKDEFLSALEILNRGDLRPEQLRGSWAGAFGPTQFMPTAFKRFAVDGDGDGRRDVVDNPTDLIASTANNLKKDGWQTGQTWGFEVVVPQGFNYMLADRAKAMSIAQWEKLGLKRPANQPFPHPAEKAYLLAPAGAQGPGFLMLQNFRVIMKYNPAEAYALAIGHFADRLRGGQPFVQSWPRQERELSRTERLELQQLLVQRGFYKGTPDGQFGGQTREALRSFQASIGVPADGFASSDVLERLRGR; this comes from the coding sequence ATGATGCAATCGATGGCAGGACTGGCAAAACGGGCTGGATCGCTGACCGGCGCAACCATGATTGCGGCGGCGTTGCTGTGCCCCGTTTCCGCGCAGGCGCAAAACGGCCTGTCGAACCTGTTTGGCGGCATCTTTTCGGGCTCGAACCCGGCGCCCTCGCAGCCTGCCCCCGGGCCCGGTGGCGGCCAAACGGGAGCTCAACCCTGGAGCGGTGAGGACGGGGCCTCCGGCCATCCGCTGATGACCGCGGCGGCGATCCGCGAGGCGGCAGCGAATTTCGACGCTTGCGTCGCCGGGATGCGGCCCGATGCCGCACGGCGCGGCATCACGCAGGAGAATTTTCAGCGCTTCACCGCAGGGCTCACCCCCGATCTGCGCATCATGGACCTGATGGATTCGCAGCCGGAGTTTTCCAAGTCGATCTGGGACTATCTCGACATCCTCGTGAACGACAACCGCCTCGCCAAGGGCAAGGACGTGCTCGCCACATACAAGGCGCAGTTCGACGCCACCGAAAAGGCCTATGGCGTCGATCGCTATATCATCGCCGCGATCTGGGGCATCGAGTCCAACTACTCGACGCAGATGGGCGACCGCAGCGTGCTGCAATCGACCGCGACGCTCGCCTGTGTCGGCCGCCGCCAGGCCTATTTCAAGGACGAGTTCCTGTCCGCGCTGGAGATCCTCAACCGCGGCGATCTCAGGCCCGAGCAGCTGCGCGGCTCCTGGGCCGGCGCGTTCGGACCGACCCAGTTCATGCCGACCGCGTTCAAGCGCTTTGCCGTCGACGGAGATGGCGACGGACGGCGCGACGTCGTCGACAATCCAACCGACCTGATCGCCTCGACCGCGAACAATTTGAAGAAGGACGGCTGGCAGACCGGCCAGACCTGGGGTTTTGAAGTCGTGGTGCCGCAGGGCTTCAACTACATGCTGGCCGACCGCGCCAAGGCGATGTCGATCGCGCAATGGGAAAAGCTTGGCCTCAAGCGTCCGGCCAATCAGCCCTTCCCGCATCCTGCGGAAAAAGCCTATCTGCTGGCGCCGGCCGGCGCGCAAGGCCCGGGCTTCCTGATGCTGCAGAACTTCCGGGTCATCATGAAATATAATCCGGCCGAGGCCTATGCGCTGGCGATCGGCCATTTCGCCGACCGCCTCCGCGGCGGCCAGCCCTTCGTGCAGTCCTGGCCGCGGCAGGAACGGGAGCTGTCCCGTACCGAGCGGCTGGAACTGCAGCAACTCCTGGTCCAGCGCGGCTTCTACAAGGGCACGCCGGACGGCCAGTTCGGCGGCCAGACCCGGGAGGCGCTGCGCAGCTTCCAGGCCTCGATCGGGGTGCCGGCGGACGGATTTGCCTCCTCCGACGTGCTGGAACGGCTGCGCGGACGGTAA
- a CDS encoding DUF459 domain-containing protein: MSKHKSLFKALTETGPLIALGTALAMLVLIAGPASAQFFNFPGFGGPPQRAAPPRSGGGGWFGGDFFAPFQQQQQQAPRQDFSRAPAPAKRETIPDKNVLVIGDAMADWLAYGLEDAYLEQPDMGVIRKHKTTSGLIKYQPKGEPSDWAAAAKGILETEKPDVIVVMLGLNDRISMREPVADKTDKPADKDSKDKKNDKGARAKPQAKPGDTKPGDAKPGDTAAKPDDKPADADLPQDDADNADAPVTVPEKTARNPNGIYEFRDDRWVELYSKKIEELANVLKAKGVPVLWVGLPAIRGPKGTADMLFLDSLYREGAAKAGITYVDVWDGFVDEAGRFLQKGPDFEGQIRQLRSYDGVYFTKPGARKLAHYVEREITRLLAGRSGPIALPSEPATPDTSAEPGKPAPRPLAGPIVPLVAASISTDQLLGGPGSRPASVDALAAKTLVKGEPLAAPAGRADDYAWPRREVGREQAKGDTPMAATTPGGNAAPGTPSAAAAIAPPKLAPKKPGPAQPAQATPSIRDFFGFGSPQPAPRQLAPAPGPRNPAQNPAVPRPPGNVGRSAEVIR; this comes from the coding sequence ATGTCGAAGCACAAGTCCCTGTTCAAGGCGCTGACCGAGACCGGCCCGTTGATCGCGCTGGGGACGGCGCTTGCGATGCTGGTCCTGATCGCTGGGCCCGCTTCGGCGCAGTTCTTCAACTTCCCGGGCTTCGGCGGTCCGCCGCAGCGCGCGGCGCCACCGCGCAGCGGCGGAGGCGGATGGTTCGGCGGCGACTTCTTCGCGCCATTTCAACAGCAACAGCAGCAAGCACCGCGGCAGGATTTTTCGCGCGCACCTGCGCCGGCGAAGCGCGAGACGATCCCCGACAAGAACGTGCTGGTGATCGGCGATGCGATGGCGGACTGGCTCGCCTACGGCCTGGAAGACGCCTATCTCGAACAGCCCGACATGGGCGTGATCCGCAAGCACAAGACCACGTCCGGCCTGATCAAGTACCAGCCGAAGGGCGAGCCCTCCGATTGGGCGGCTGCGGCAAAGGGCATTCTCGAGACCGAGAAACCCGACGTCATCGTCGTCATGCTCGGCCTCAACGACCGCATCTCGATGCGCGAGCCTGTCGCAGACAAAACCGACAAGCCGGCCGACAAGGACAGCAAGGACAAGAAGAACGACAAGGGCGCGCGGGCAAAACCGCAGGCCAAGCCGGGCGATACCAAGCCGGGCGATGCAAAGCCCGGCGACACTGCCGCCAAGCCGGACGACAAGCCCGCGGACGCCGACCTGCCGCAGGATGATGCCGACAACGCCGATGCGCCGGTGACCGTGCCCGAAAAGACCGCCCGTAACCCGAACGGCATCTACGAATTCCGCGACGACCGCTGGGTCGAGCTCTACAGCAAAAAGATCGAGGAGCTGGCCAACGTGCTCAAGGCCAAGGGCGTGCCGGTGCTCTGGGTCGGCCTGCCCGCGATCCGCGGACCGAAGGGAACGGCGGACATGCTGTTCCTGGACTCGCTCTATCGCGAGGGCGCGGCCAAAGCCGGCATCACCTATGTCGACGTCTGGGACGGTTTTGTCGACGAAGCCGGCCGCTTCCTGCAGAAAGGTCCGGACTTCGAAGGCCAGATCCGTCAGCTCCGCAGCTATGACGGCGTGTATTTCACCAAGCCCGGCGCACGCAAGCTCGCGCATTATGTCGAGCGCGAGATCACCCGCCTGCTCGCAGGGCGCTCCGGCCCGATCGCGCTGCCGAGTGAGCCTGCGACGCCCGACACCAGTGCCGAACCCGGCAAGCCCGCGCCGCGACCGCTGGCGGGCCCGATCGTGCCGCTGGTTGCCGCCTCGATCTCGACCGATCAATTGCTGGGCGGACCGGGCTCGCGTCCCGCCTCTGTCGATGCGCTTGCCGCGAAGACGCTGGTGAAGGGCGAGCCGCTGGCCGCGCCCGCAGGCCGTGCCGACGATTATGCCTGGCCGCGCCGCGAGGTCGGCCGCGAGCAGGCCAAGGGCGACACGCCGATGGCGGCGACCACGCCCGGCGGCAATGCTGCTCCGGGGACGCCCAGTGCTGCCGCCGCGATCGCGCCGCCAAAGCTCGCACCGAAGAAGCCGGGACCGGCGCAGCCGGCGCAGGCAACGCCCTCAATTCGCGATTTCTTCGGCTTCGGCTCGCCGCAGCCAGCACCCCGGCAATTGGCGCCGGCGCCAGGGCCGCGCAATCCAGCTCAAAACCCGGCGGTCCCGCGGCCCCCTGGCAACGTCGGGCGATCGGCTGAAGTGATCCGGTAG
- a CDS encoding CsbD family protein, giving the protein MDTDRIVGSAKEFAGRAEGAAGDMAGDTKTQASGKAREAAGTVQNLYGQAKDAVRDASDTAAGYARDAYENSGETFRDGTQAIAQKVQDNPLGALLVAGGIGFALALLMSRPARRPPPRWRY; this is encoded by the coding sequence ATGGACACGGATCGGATTGTTGGATCGGCCAAGGAATTCGCCGGACGCGCGGAAGGTGCGGCCGGCGACATGGCAGGCGATACGAAGACGCAGGCATCGGGCAAGGCGCGGGAGGCTGCCGGCACCGTGCAGAATCTCTACGGCCAGGCCAAGGATGCCGTGCGCGACGCCAGCGACACTGCGGCCGGTTACGCCAGGGACGCCTACGAGAACAGCGGCGAGACGTTCCGCGACGGCACGCAGGCGATTGCCCAGAAGGTGCAGGATAATCCCCTGGGCGCGCTGCTTGTCGCAGGCGGCATCGGCTTCGCACTCGCGCTTCTGATGTCGCGCCCCGCGCGTCGCCCTCCGCCGCGCTGGCGCTATTAA
- a CDS encoding SDR family NAD(P)-dependent oxidoreductase, with protein sequence MVNELDFTDKQVLVVGGSSGIGNGIAQAFRARGATVAVCGTRAQPADYSPEEGSDLTGLAYAQLNVGNAGAIEAFKPSFDRLDVLVLAQGAVLYRRGEFEMSGFRKVVEINLMSLMACATRFHSMLRDAKGALIIVSSTAAYHSTMGNPAYNASKTGAVGLTRTLGEAWAEDGIRVNGIAPGLVDTKMTKVTTDNPKRLEGALSRIPLRRLGTPADMAGAALFLASPLSFYIIGQTLVVDGGLIL encoded by the coding sequence ATGGTGAACGAGCTGGATTTCACGGACAAGCAGGTGCTGGTCGTGGGCGGTTCCAGCGGCATCGGCAACGGCATCGCGCAGGCCTTTCGCGCCAGGGGCGCGACTGTCGCGGTCTGCGGCACGCGGGCCCAGCCTGCGGACTATTCGCCGGAGGAAGGCTCTGATCTGACGGGTCTTGCTTATGCGCAGCTCAATGTCGGCAATGCCGGCGCGATCGAGGCGTTCAAGCCGTCCTTCGATCGGCTCGACGTGCTCGTGCTCGCGCAGGGCGCGGTGCTCTATCGCCGCGGCGAATTCGAGATGAGTGGCTTTCGCAAAGTCGTAGAGATCAATCTGATGAGCCTGATGGCGTGCGCGACGCGGTTTCATTCCATGTTGCGGGATGCGAAGGGCGCGCTGATCATCGTGTCATCGACTGCGGCCTATCATTCCACCATGGGCAATCCCGCCTACAATGCGTCGAAGACCGGCGCGGTCGGATTGACGCGGACACTGGGTGAGGCCTGGGCCGAGGACGGCATCCGCGTCAACGGCATCGCGCCCGGCCTCGTCGACACCAAGATGACGAAAGTGACGACGGACAATCCCAAGCGGCTCGAAGGCGCGTTGTCGCGCATTCCCTTGCGGCGATTGGGCACGCCGGCCGATATGGCGGGCGCCGCGCTGTTCCTCGCATCGCCGCTGTCGTTCTACATCATCGGGCAGACGCTGGTCGTCGATGGCGGGCTTATTCTTTGA